Proteins from one Coffea arabica cultivar ET-39 chromosome 8c, Coffea Arabica ET-39 HiFi, whole genome shotgun sequence genomic window:
- the LOC113705410 gene encoding uncharacterized protein, with the protein MKLFSAFKSNSLRSNWNFQHRLLRLRSWLPDLKKALNKRFKWRFVLAGFIAMSIAAVSWDMESLETSWIWHSAWHVSIYTSAFFFLCSRSTVLDGGGSEAVEDDARSLTVQ; encoded by the exons ATGAAACTTTTCAGTGCATTCAAGTCTAATTCACTGAGATCCAATTGGAATTTTCAGCATAG ATTGCTCAGGCTCAGGTCATGGTTGCCTGATCTTAAAAAGGCGCTCAATAAGCGTTTCAAATGGCGATTTGTGTTGGCCGGCTTCATTGCAATGTCGATAGCTGCAGTGAGCTGGGATATGGAAAGCCTCGAGACATCCTGGATTTGGCACAG TGCTTGGCATGTGAGCATATATACATCtgccttcttcttcctttgctcAAGATCAACTGTTCTGGACGGTGGTGGCAGTGAAGCAGTGGAAGATGATGCAAGATCTCTAACAGTTCAGTAG
- the LOC113706785 gene encoding beta-adaptin-like protein C produces MSGHDSKYFSTTKKGEIPELKEELNSQYKDKRKDAVKKVIAAMTVGKDVSSLFTDVVNCMQTENLELKKLVYLYLINYAKSQPDLAILAVNTFVKDSQDPNPLIRALAVRTMGCIRVDKITEYLCDPLQRCLKDEDPYVRKTAAICVAKLYDINAELVEDRGFLEALKDLISDNNPMVVANAVAALAEIQEHSSKPIFEITSHTLSKLLTALNECTEWGQVFILDALSKYRAADAREAENIVERVTPRLQHANCAVVLSAVKMILQQMELITSTDVVRNLCKKMAPPLVTLLSAEPEIQYVALRNINLIVQKRPTILAHEIKVFFCKYNDPIYVKMEKLEIMIKLASDRNIDQVLLEFKEYATEVDVDFVRKAVRAIGRCAIKLERAAERCISVLLELIKIKVNYVVQEAIIVIKDIFRRYPNTYESIIATLCESLDTLDEPEAKASMIWIIGEYAERIDNADELLESFLESFPEEPAQVQLQLLTATVKLFLKKPTEGPQQMIQVVLNNATVETDNPDLRDRAYIYWRLLSTDPEAAKDVVLAEKPVISDDSNQLDPSLLDELLANIATLSSVYHKPPEAFVTRVKTSQRTEEDDFADGSETGNSESPAYAPDSSTSPPASSSSAQYAGRQAVAAPAASAAPALVPDLLDLGLDNSSAIVSVDQPATPAGPPLPVLLPAATGQGLQISAQLVRRDGQIFYSMLFENNSQIPLDGFMIQFNKNTFGLAAGGPLQVPQLQPGTSASTLLPMVLHQNISPGPPSTLLQVAVKNNQQPVWYFSDAVSFLVFFAEDGKMERSTFLETWKSLPDSNEVSKDFPGIVMNSVEVTLDRLAASNMFFIAKRKHANQEVLYLSAKIPSGVPFLIEITAVIGIPGLKCAIKTPSPELAPLFFEALENLLKS; encoded by the exons ATGAGCGGACACGACTCGAAGTATTTTTCCACCACAAAGAAGGGTGAAATCCCTGAACTCAAAGAAGAACTCAATTCCCAGTACAAG GATAAGAGAAAAGATGCAGTTAAAAAAGTCATCGCTGCTATGACTGTTGGGAAAGATGTATCATCGCTCTTCACTGATGTTGTGAACTGCATGCAAACTGAGAATTTGGAGCTCAAGAAGCTTGTTTACTTGTATCTCATAAATTATGCTAAAAGCCAGCCAGATCTTGCTATTCTTGCTGTAAATACATTTGTAAAGGACTCACAAGACCCAAATCCTTTGATTCGTGCACTGGCTGTGCGTACTATGGGTTGCATTCGTGTTGATAAAATCACAGAATATCTTTGTGACCCACTCCAACGCTGTCTCAAG GATGAAGATCCATATGTTCGCAAGACAGCTGCTATTTGTGTTGCTAAACTTTATGACATCAATGCTGAGCTGGTCGAGGATAGGGGTTTTCTGGAAGCTCTTAAGGATTTGATATCTGACAACAATCCAATGGTTGTAGCAAATGCTGTTGCAGCTCTTGCAGAGATTCAAGAACATAGCAGTAAACCAATTTTTGAGATCACCAGTCACACATTGTCAAAGCTTCTGACTGCTCTTAATGAATGCACTGA GTGGGGTCAAGTTTTTATATTGGATGCTCTTTCCAAGTATAGAGCGGCTGATGCTCGTGAAGCTGAAAATATAGTTGAGCGAGTTACTCCAAGATTGCAGCATGCGAATTGTGCGGTTGTTCTTTCAGCAGTCAAG ATGATCCTTCAGCAAATGGAACTGATAACCAGTACTGACGTAGTTCGAAATCTCTGCAAGAAAATGGCTCCTCCCCTTGTTACTTTGCTTTCTGCAGAACCTGAGATTCAGTATGTTGCATTAAGGAACATAAACTTGATTGTACAGAAACGGCCAACAATCCTTGCCCATGAAATAAAG gtgTTTTTCTGCAAGTATAATGATCCAATTTATGTGAAGATGGAAAAACTGGAAATCATGATAAAGCTTGCTTCAGACCGGAACATAGACCAG GTCCTGTTGGAGTTCAAAGAATATGCTACAGAAGTGGATGTGGATTTTGTCAGAAAAGCTGTCCGTGCTATTGGACGCTGTGCCATCAAGCTTGAGAGAGCTGCTGAGCGATGCATTAGTGTCTTGCTTGAGTTGATCAAGATTAAAGTGAACTATGTTGTTCAAGAAGCTATAATAGTCATCAAAGATATCTTTAGGAGATATCCTAACAC ctATGAATCCATCATTGCTACACTTTGTGAGAGCTTGGACACTTTGGACGAGCCAGAGGCAAAG GCATCAATGATATGGATAATTGGTGAATATGCTGAACGAATTGACAACGCTGATGAGCTTCTTGAAAGCTTTTTAGAGAGTTTCCCTGAGGAACCTGCACAAGTCCAATTGCAGTTGCTCACAGCAACGGTCAAACTTTTCCTTAAAAAACCAACTGAAGGCCCACAACAGATGATTCAG GTTGTGTTGAATAATGCAACAGTGGAGACTGACAATCCTGATTTGCGAGATCGTGCCTACATATATTGGCGTCTTCTCTCAACTGATCCAGAG GCAGCGAAGGACGTCGTGCTAGCTGAAAAGCCTGTGATTAGTGATGACTCAAATCAACTTGACCCATCTCTACTTGATGAGCTTCTAGCAAACATAGCTACTTTATCCTCTGTCTATCACAAGCCCCCTGAAGCATTTGTAACTCGTGTTAAGACCTCTCAGAGAACTGAGGAAGATGACTTTGCTGATGGAAGTGAAACAGGAAATTCTGAATCACCTGCCTATGCACCTGACAGCAGTACTTCACCACCAGCTTCTTCAAGTTCTGCCCAGTATGCAGGAAGGCAGGCAGTGGCTGCTCCAGCTGCATCTGCAGCTCCTGCACTTGTGCCTGATTTGCTTGACTTGGGCTTGGATAATAGCAGTGCTATTGTGTCTGTTGATCAGCCTGCAACTCCTGCTGG CCCTCCTTTGCCTGTTCTATTACCAGCTGCTACTGGTCAGGGTTTACAAATCAGCGCGCAGCTTGTACGAAGAGATGGACAAATATTTTACAGCATGTTGTTTGAGAACAACTCCCAGATTCCACTTGATGGTTTCATGATCCAATTTAACAAGAATACATTTGGCCTTGCTGCTGGTGGACCACTGCAG GTTCCCCAATTGCAGCCTGGGACTTCTGCAAGTACCCTTTTGCCTATGGTTCTGCACCAGAATATATCCCCTGGTCCTCCGAGTACACTTCTGCAAGTTGCTGTGAAAAATAATCAACAGCCTGTATGGTACTTCAGTGATGCAGTATCATTCCTGGTATTTTTTGCCGAGGATGGGAAAATGGAACGCAGCACTTTTCTTGAG ACATGGAAGTCATTACCTGATTCAAATGAGGTATCAAAGGACTTTCCAGGGATTGTGATGAATAGTGTGGAAGTAACCCTGGATCGGTTGGCTGCTTCTAATATGTTTTTCATTGCCAAGCGCAAGCACGCAAACCAGGAAGTGCTATATCTTTCTGCAAAAATTCCGAGTGGAGTTCCTTTCTTAATTGAAATCACAGCTGTTATTGGAATACCTGGTCTGAAGTGTGCAATCAAAACGCCTAGTCCTGAATTGGCTCCACTTTTCTTTGAAGCCCTCGAGAACCTTCTCAAGAGCTAA